From Oscillospiraceae bacterium CM, a single genomic window includes:
- a CDS encoding DUF1638 domain-containing protein — MPNVLMIACPTIKQEVNAIANEINAPYPIYYLPELHVFPDKLNDYLKDMLSRLCNVDYVLLPMGQCGKSTFGLRSDSATLVLPRCEDCTDLLLSEKTLGDIERPKYTYFFTDGWLENGRTFIREYQWAIDKYGDETADDIMQTLYRNYQYFAYTDTGVGDYDACCRRVKPLADTVGATINRLRAPHGVLKKMMRLQFDGDFVLVPPGEMVTQKLFEKNVARRDA, encoded by the coding sequence ATGCCAAATGTCCTCATGATTGCCTGCCCGACCATCAAACAGGAAGTCAACGCCATAGCCAATGAAATAAACGCGCCGTATCCGATTTATTATCTGCCGGAATTACACGTATTTCCCGATAAGCTCAACGACTATCTGAAGGATATGCTCTCGCGCCTTTGCAATGTCGATTACGTGCTTTTGCCGATGGGGCAGTGCGGCAAGAGTACGTTCGGTCTCCGCTCTGACAGCGCCACACTCGTTTTACCGAGATGCGAGGACTGCACCGATCTGCTGCTGTCAGAAAAAACGCTTGGCGATATTGAGCGCCCGAAATATACATATTTTTTTACAGACGGCTGGCTTGAAAACGGGCGCACCTTTATCCGCGAATACCAGTGGGCTATCGACAAATACGGCGATGAGACGGCCGATGACATTATGCAGACGCTGTACAGAAATTATCAGTATTTTGCCTATACCGACACAGGCGTCGGGGATTACGACGCCTGCTGCCGCCGCGTTAAGCCGCTGGCTGACACGGTTGGCGCCACTATTAACCGCCTGAGAGCGCCGCACGGCGTCCTGAAAAAAATGATGCGCCTGCAGTTTGACGGCGATTTCGTCCTCGTTCCTCCAGGGGAAATGGTGACGCAGAAGCTGTTTGAAAAAAATGTAGCGAGACGTGACGCATGA
- a CDS encoding ATP phosphoribosyltransferase regulatory subunit gives MTFSGDVLKNEEKAMMSLRALYRKYGYTQYKMNKFEEYDLYVRNKNFLASEQIITFNDTNGKLLALKPDVTLSIVKNAKDDASLCKYFYNENVYRLSHTGREFKERMQAGLECIGPIDLYAMAEVILLADRSLQLISGRYALDISHMGYLSGLFDGLGLAEEQAAHMLRCISEKNVPEIEKLSQAVGLQADDTRRLTAIAALYGSFEETIGLLKKLSINERTDDAVSELESVFTVIKSFGAGENIRLDFSIVNDMTYYNGIIFQGFVDGIPTGVLSGGRYDKLLERFGKKAGAIGFAVYLDLLERFDEAPRPFDVDILLLYDETTDAQALARAVKVLTDDNMSVRAERGPADGIKYRQLYQMKDGGFDVLERLD, from the coding sequence ATGACTTTTTCCGGAGATGTCCTGAAAAACGAAGAAAAGGCGATGATGAGCCTGCGGGCTCTGTACAGAAAGTACGGCTATACACAATATAAGATGAACAAGTTTGAGGAGTATGATCTGTACGTCCGAAATAAAAATTTTCTTGCGTCCGAGCAGATTATCACGTTTAATGATACAAACGGAAAGCTTTTGGCATTAAAGCCGGACGTGACGCTATCAATTGTCAAAAACGCGAAGGATGACGCGTCTCTGTGCAAATATTTTTATAATGAGAACGTCTACCGCCTGTCGCACACAGGCCGCGAGTTTAAAGAGCGGATGCAGGCTGGCCTTGAGTGCATCGGCCCTATCGACCTGTACGCCATGGCGGAAGTTATACTGCTGGCGGACAGGAGCCTGCAGCTCATCAGCGGCAGATACGCGCTGGACATTTCGCACATGGGCTATCTCAGCGGCCTTTTTGACGGGCTGGGTCTTGCCGAAGAGCAGGCGGCGCACATGCTCCGGTGCATCAGTGAAAAAAACGTGCCGGAGATTGAAAAGCTGTCGCAGGCCGTCGGCCTTCAAGCAGATGATACCCGGCGGCTCACGGCGATCGCCGCTCTGTATGGGTCGTTTGAGGAAACCATCGGCCTTTTGAAGAAGCTCAGCATTAACGAGAGAACGGACGATGCCGTCAGTGAACTGGAAAGCGTCTTCACCGTTATCAAGAGCTTCGGCGCGGGCGAGAATATCCGGCTCGATTTCTCCATCGTCAACGACATGACGTATTATAACGGTATTATTTTTCAAGGCTTTGTCGACGGGATTCCGACGGGTGTTTTGTCCGGCGGGCGGTACGACAAGCTGCTGGAGCGCTTTGGGAAAAAGGCCGGCGCCATTGGGTTTGCCGTCTATCTCGACCTTCTCGAGCGGTTTGATGAGGCGCCGCGGCCGTTTGACGTGGATATTTTGCTTCTCTATGACGAGACGACGGACGCCCAGGCACTGGCGCGGGCCGTGAAAGTGCTGACGGATGACAACATGAGCGTCCGGGCAGAGCGGGGGCCCGCCGACGGCATTAAATACAGGCAGCTTTATCAAATGAAAGACGGGGGGTTCGACGTTCTTGAACGACTGGATTAA
- a CDS encoding IS3 family transposase, giving the protein MADAFIGRQAGKKDGLSTTQCLCMFGVSRSGYYSWIERQKDTKGSRVAKQESRNELKEKFRQIVRKLGFVPGKRTFQTYMWRDFNISISVKRCRTLMKEMNLAANKPKKDAYKHQATHDHECASPENRVNQNFYIGPRKVILTDITYLYYGFARTPIYLCAFRDAYTKEILGHDIDTRMTVELVKNAYNAMMEKHGKELHDAQCVIHSDQGSQYLSTTFQTLLTDDGFVQSVSGRGNSQDNAPMESFFGRMKCEMLDLIALCPDAETAKRMVTGYIGAYNDEHYQYALAGLTPSEYYTYITTGIYPMDNYYGIKATELMPIGTLVTARLNAAAEKSSKARAANARKREVAQKIIKNPTMVVARDQRILQREISKWTRSKKTAMLQVTHLKEVLEKAKRAQSYLLSASANLIAELSCGQSWIRYPELAYIYDMRELF; this is encoded by the coding sequence ATGGCAGACGCTTTTATTGGTCGGCAAGCTGGGAAAAAGGACGGCTTGTCCACTACGCAGTGCCTGTGTATGTTTGGCGTGTCACGTTCCGGCTACTATTCATGGATTGAACGTCAGAAAGATACGAAGGGTTCCCGCGTGGCAAAACAGGAAAGCCGAAATGAATTAAAAGAGAAGTTTCGGCAAATCGTGAGAAAATTGGGCTTTGTCCCGGGAAAGCGGACTTTTCAGACCTATATGTGGCGGGATTTCAATATCAGCATCAGCGTGAAGCGTTGCCGGACGCTCATGAAAGAAATGAACCTTGCGGCAAACAAACCAAAAAAGGATGCCTACAAGCATCAGGCAACCCATGATCACGAGTGTGCCTCCCCGGAAAATAGGGTAAATCAAAACTTCTACATTGGCCCTCGAAAAGTCATCTTGACCGATATTACCTATCTCTACTATGGTTTTGCTCGCACACCCATCTATCTTTGCGCCTTTAGAGATGCTTACACGAAAGAAATTCTTGGGCACGATATTGACACCCGTATGACAGTAGAGCTTGTGAAAAATGCTTACAACGCCATGATGGAGAAGCATGGCAAAGAATTGCATGACGCCCAATGCGTGATCCACAGCGACCAGGGGTCTCAATATCTTTCCACAACCTTTCAGACACTGCTAACAGACGATGGGTTTGTTCAATCTGTTTCCGGCAGGGGAAATTCGCAGGACAACGCACCCATGGAATCATTCTTCGGTCGAATGAAATGCGAGATGCTCGATTTAATAGCACTCTGCCCGGATGCGGAGACTGCCAAACGCATGGTTACCGGCTACATAGGCGCTTACAATGATGAGCACTATCAATATGCCCTTGCGGGACTGACACCGTCTGAATACTATACATACATTACCACCGGGATTTACCCTATGGACAACTACTACGGCATCAAAGCGACAGAGCTTATGCCGATTGGGACCTTAGTAACGGCACGGCTCAATGCGGCAGCGGAGAAAAGCAGCAAAGCAAGAGCTGCTAATGCACGGAAACGGGAAGTAGCACAGAAAATCATAAAAAATCCCACGATGGTTGTAGCAAGGGATCAGCGTATTTTGCAGCGTGAAATATCAAAGTGGACACGCTCCAAGAAAACTGCCATGTTACAAGTTACTCATTTGAAAGAAGTGCTTGAAAAGGCAAAACGAGCACAAAGCTACCTACTGTCGGCATCGGCTAATCTTATCGCAGAACTAAGCTGTGGACAAAGCTGGATCAGATATCCGGAGCTTGCCTATATTTATGATATGCGAGAGCTTTTCTAA
- the hisH gene encoding imidazole glycerol phosphate synthase subunit HisH, with product MIAIVDYGVGNLFSLRSSLQYIGQDAAVTNSATALQNSDRIILPGVGAFEDAARKLRNSGLYDVVTAQARSGKPLLGVCLGMQLLFEKSYEYGEHEGLGLIKGRVVSMEPVVPKGYKIPQIGWNGLIFPKDKAKSPLFKYIREGDCVYFVHSYYASDCDEAVIATTEYGAELTAAVADGNIYGTQFHPEKSGDVGLNILRAFCEI from the coding sequence ATGATCGCCATTGTAGACTACGGCGTCGGGAATCTCTTTTCCCTGCGCAGCTCCCTTCAATATATCGGGCAGGATGCCGCCGTTACAAACAGTGCCACCGCGCTGCAAAACAGCGACCGGATCATTCTGCCCGGTGTCGGCGCTTTTGAGGACGCCGCCCGAAAGCTCCGAAACAGCGGCCTGTATGACGTTGTCACGGCACAGGCGCGAAGCGGCAAGCCGCTGCTGGGCGTCTGTCTCGGCATGCAGCTTTTGTTTGAAAAAAGCTATGAATACGGCGAACATGAGGGGCTTGGGCTCATCAAGGGACGCGTCGTCTCCATGGAGCCGGTTGTCCCAAAGGGGTATAAAATCCCGCAAATTGGCTGGAATGGGCTGATTTTTCCGAAAGACAAGGCAAAAAGCCCGCTGTTTAAATATATCCGTGAGGGTGACTGCGTCTATTTCGTCCACTCCTACTATGCGTCAGATTGCGACGAAGCTGTCATCGCCACAACGGAATACGGCGCGGAGCTGACGGCGGCTGTTGCCGACGGCAACATTTACGGGACGCAGTTTCATCCCGAAAAAAGCGGTGACGTGGGACTCAACATTCTGCGTGCTTTCTGCGAAATATAA
- a CDS encoding bifunctional phosphoribosyl-AMP cyclohydrolase/phosphoribosyl-ATP diphosphatase HisIE: MIDIDALKFDEKGLIPAVVLDEETKKVLTVAYMNKESLEISMREGRTCFWSRSRQALWRKGETSGNVQHIVRIQADCDRDALTVTVRKDGPACHTGADSCFNDDVYIGESTPTFSLDDLMALLIGRKRERKEGSYTTYLFEKGIDKILKKIGEESTEVIIAGKAGDNKETVYEIADLTYHVLVLMIEMGITLDDIKSELAARHIVDKKVKQEKMTP, translated from the coding sequence ATGATTGACATCGATGCGCTGAAATTTGACGAGAAGGGGCTGATCCCCGCCGTCGTTCTTGACGAGGAGACAAAAAAAGTCCTGACGGTGGCCTATATGAACAAGGAGAGCCTTGAAATCAGCATGCGAGAGGGCAGAACATGCTTTTGGTCGCGCTCGCGGCAGGCTCTCTGGCGCAAGGGGGAGACGTCCGGCAACGTCCAGCACATCGTCCGCATCCAGGCCGACTGCGACAGGGACGCTTTGACCGTCACCGTCAGGAAAGACGGCCCGGCCTGCCACACAGGCGCGGATTCATGTTTTAATGACGATGTTTACATCGGCGAATCGACACCGACCTTTTCGCTGGATGATCTGATGGCGCTGCTTATTGGGCGTAAAAGGGAGCGCAAAGAGGGCTCGTATACAACGTATCTCTTTGAAAAGGGTATTGATAAGATCCTAAAAAAAATCGGCGAGGAGTCTACGGAGGTCATCATCGCCGGAAAAGCGGGCGATAATAAAGAGACGGTGTATGAAATCGCCGACCTGACGTATCACGTTTTGGTTCTCATGATCGAAATGGGCATCACGCTTGACGATATCAAAAGCGAGCTTGCCGCCCGGCACATTGTCGACAAGAAAGTGAAGCAGGAGAAAATGACGCCATGA
- the hisD gene encoding histidinol dehydrogenase, which translates to MSKMIRIYKDGDVSPDQIFYRSDDTSGIEKTVAAILSDVRENGDAALFQYAKKFDGAELAALEVTQEEFDAAEETADDALVAIMQKAAANIEAFHRNQVRQGFVVTQKNGVVLGQKITPLARVGVYVPGGTASYPSSVLMNCIPAKLAGVGEIIVTTPAPSGVVSPNILAAARIAGADRVFKIGGAQAVGALAYGTASVPRVDKIVGPGNAYVAEAKKQVFGTVAIDMIAGPSEILVIADASCRPAVVAADMLSQAEHDKNASAVLVTDSPSLAEAVHVELEKQLEALPRRAFAREAIDNNGKIIVTETLKRALEISNALAPEHLEICVDNPFDYLGMIQNAGSIFLGKYCPEALGDYFAGPNHTLPTMGTARFSSPLSVDDFIKKSSFTYYTKTALEAVAQDVAAFAAREGLDAHARSVTVRLQAERDVTP; encoded by the coding sequence CTGAGTAAAATGATTCGGATTTATAAAGACGGCGACGTTTCGCCGGATCAAATCTTCTACCGGTCTGACGATACGAGCGGTATCGAAAAGACCGTTGCCGCCATTTTATCCGACGTCCGGGAAAATGGCGACGCAGCGCTTTTTCAGTATGCGAAAAAATTTGACGGCGCCGAGCTTGCAGCCTTGGAAGTTACACAAGAGGAGTTCGATGCGGCCGAGGAGACGGCGGACGACGCACTCGTCGCCATTATGCAAAAAGCAGCCGCCAATATCGAAGCGTTTCACAGAAACCAGGTGCGGCAAGGCTTTGTTGTCACACAGAAAAACGGCGTCGTCCTCGGGCAGAAAATTACGCCGCTTGCGCGCGTCGGCGTCTACGTCCCAGGCGGGACGGCAAGCTATCCGTCCTCCGTGTTGATGAACTGCATCCCGGCAAAGCTTGCCGGTGTCGGCGAAATCATCGTGACGACGCCGGCGCCTAGCGGCGTTGTATCCCCGAACATTCTGGCGGCGGCGCGCATCGCGGGTGCAGACAGGGTTTTTAAAATCGGCGGGGCACAGGCCGTTGGGGCGCTGGCATACGGTACGGCATCCGTCCCGCGGGTCGATAAAATCGTGGGGCCGGGCAACGCCTATGTCGCTGAGGCTAAAAAACAGGTTTTCGGCACTGTTGCCATCGACATGATTGCCGGGCCAAGCGAAATTCTCGTAATCGCGGACGCATCATGCCGTCCCGCCGTTGTTGCAGCCGATATGCTCTCACAGGCCGAGCACGACAAAAACGCGAGTGCCGTTTTGGTGACGGACAGCCCATCGCTCGCCGAAGCCGTGCATGTCGAGCTTGAAAAACAGCTTGAGGCGCTCCCGCGCCGCGCATTTGCCAGAGAGGCGATTGATAACAACGGGAAGATCATTGTTACCGAAACGCTGAAGCGCGCGCTGGAGATTTCGAATGCGCTTGCGCCCGAGCATTTGGAAATCTGTGTGGATAACCCGTTTGATTATCTCGGCATGATCCAAAACGCCGGGTCCATCTTTTTGGGGAAATATTGCCCCGAGGCGCTGGGTGACTATTTTGCCGGGCCGAACCACACGCTGCCGACGATGGGGACGGCGCGCTTTTCAAGCCCCCTGTCCGTTGACGACTTCATAAAAAAATCGTCATTTACCTACTACACGAAAACAGCGCTTGAAGCGGTGGCCCAAGACGTCGCGGCCTTTGCCGCACGGGAGGGGCTTGACGCGCATGCCCGCTCCGTCACCGTCCGGCTTCAGGCAGAAAGAGACGTGACGCCATGA
- a CDS encoding ATP phosphoribosyltransferase, which translates to MNDWINIALPKGRLGEKVYEVFEAVGYGCPAIWDNNRKLIFENEETGVRYFWVKPSDVAIYVERGAADLGIAGKDILLEYEPDIYELLDLHVGKCRLCVAAKKDFRDDLDRTLRVATKFSNVAKTFYAGLGREIDIIKLNGSIELAPILGLSDVIVDIVETGTTLRENDLGVIETIVPVSARLVANKASYRFKHEKLRTLCDRVSDMIKEG; encoded by the coding sequence TTGAACGACTGGATTAATATCGCGCTGCCGAAGGGGCGGCTCGGCGAAAAGGTCTATGAGGTATTCGAGGCCGTTGGCTACGGCTGCCCCGCCATATGGGACAACAACAGAAAGCTCATTTTTGAAAATGAAGAGACGGGCGTCCGTTACTTCTGGGTCAAGCCGTCGGACGTGGCCATCTATGTCGAGCGCGGCGCGGCCGACCTCGGTATCGCCGGGAAGGATATTCTTCTGGAATATGAGCCCGATATCTACGAGCTTTTGGATCTCCACGTCGGCAAATGCCGACTGTGCGTGGCGGCGAAAAAAGACTTTCGCGACGACCTTGACAGGACGCTGCGTGTTGCCACGAAGTTTTCAAACGTCGCCAAAACGTTTTACGCAGGCCTCGGCCGGGAAATTGATATCATTAAGCTCAACGGCTCTATTGAGCTCGCGCCGATTCTCGGCCTGTCGGACGTCATTGTCGACATTGTTGAAACGGGTACAACACTCCGAGAAAACGACCTCGGCGTCATCGAGACGATTGTGCCGGTCAGCGCGCGGCTCGTCGCCAACAAGGCCAGCTACCGGTTTAAGCACGAAAAGCTCCGAACCCTGTGCGACAGGGTATCCGACATGATAAAAGAGGGCTGA
- the hisA gene encoding 1-(5-phosphoribosyl)-5-[(5-phosphoribosylamino)methylideneamino]imidazole-4-carboxamide isomerase — translation MIIFPAIDLFNGCVVRLFKGDYAQMTVYSDDPASVARSFSDAGASNLHVVDLEGAKDGTTANFETIRKLAESGLSLQVGGGIRTRDVIEKYCDLGVSRVILGTAAVTKPGFVGDMVKAFGDRIAVGIDFKDGYVAIKGWTEVTGRTGMEFCREMDALGVKTVICTDISKDGVLGGANTALYQSLSAEIKADIIASGGVTSLEDIHALRSLGLYGAILGKALYTGHLELKSAIQEAKLSGEALR, via the coding sequence ATGATTATTTTTCCCGCAATTGATTTGTTTAACGGCTGCGTCGTCCGGCTTTTCAAGGGTGATTACGCCCAGATGACGGTTTACAGCGACGACCCAGCCAGCGTTGCCCGGTCTTTCAGTGACGCGGGCGCGTCAAATCTGCACGTCGTCGACCTCGAAGGGGCAAAGGACGGGACGACCGCGAATTTTGAAACGATCCGAAAGCTTGCTGAAAGCGGCCTTTCTCTCCAAGTGGGCGGCGGCATCCGCACGCGTGACGTGATTGAAAAATACTGTGACCTCGGTGTCAGCCGCGTCATTCTCGGCACGGCGGCCGTCACAAAGCCCGGCTTTGTTGGCGATATGGTCAAAGCGTTTGGTGACCGGATCGCCGTCGGCATCGACTTCAAGGACGGTTACGTTGCCATCAAGGGCTGGACGGAGGTCACCGGGCGCACTGGCATGGAGTTCTGCCGCGAGATGGACGCGCTCGGCGTGAAGACAGTGATCTGTACCGACATTTCGAAGGACGGCGTTCTCGGCGGGGCGAACACGGCGCTCTATCAAAGCCTCTCGGCTGAAATAAAAGCCGACATTATCGCCTCGGGCGGCGTGACGTCGCTTGAAGATATCCACGCGCTACGGTCGCTCGGTCTCTACGGGGCTATTTTGGGCAAAGCCCTTTACACAGGTCATCTTGAGCTTAAGTCGGCCATCCAAGAGGCCAAGCTTAGCGGGGAGGCTCTGCGATGA
- the hisB gene encoding imidazoleglycerol-phosphate dehydratase HisB, which produces MRQSDIQRKTAETDISLKLNLDGRGDSTVDTGIGFLDHMLTLFARHGRFDVTLTCQGDTHVDAHHTVEDIGLCLGMAFAEALGDMKGIKRYGDMLLPMDEALVLCAVDVSGRSCLAYGLDLPDGKVGSMDTELVEEFLLAFVRKAGITLHVRQLAGGNTHHIIEACFKALTRALAKAVSIDAAFKDEIPSTKGVI; this is translated from the coding sequence ATGAGGCAGAGCGACATTCAGCGCAAAACAGCGGAGACAGACATTTCTCTCAAGCTGAATCTCGACGGGCGGGGCGACAGCACCGTCGACACCGGCATCGGCTTTCTCGACCATATGCTGACACTTTTTGCCCGGCACGGGCGCTTTGACGTTACACTGACATGCCAAGGCGACACCCATGTCGACGCGCACCATACCGTGGAGGACATCGGCCTGTGTCTGGGCATGGCGTTTGCCGAAGCGCTCGGCGACATGAAGGGCATCAAGCGCTATGGCGACATGCTGCTGCCGATGGACGAGGCGCTTGTCTTATGCGCTGTGGACGTCTCCGGCAGAAGCTGTTTGGCCTATGGGCTGGACCTGCCGGATGGCAAGGTCGGCAGTATGGATACGGAGCTTGTGGAGGAGTTTTTGCTGGCCTTTGTGCGCAAGGCGGGGATCACGCTCCATGTCCGTCAGCTGGCGGGCGGTAATACGCACCACATTATCGAGGCCTGCTTTAAGGCGCTGACACGCGCGTTGGCGAAGGCCGTTTCAATCGATGCGGCGTTCAAGGACGAAATTCCGTCAACAAAGGGCGTTATCTGA
- the hisF gene encoding imidazole glycerol phosphate synthase subunit HisF — MITKRIIPCLDVKDGRVVKGVNFLGLSDVSSPVKLAKFYSDNGADELVFYDITASFEERRLFTDILKEVASCIFIPLTVGGGINTTDDFDRVLKCGADKVSVNSGAIKNPGLIHEAAKIYGDQCVVLSVDIKRVDGQFRVFAKGGREDTGMDAIEWVKRGQSLGAGELVVNSIDTDGVKNGFDLEMLAAVCDAVSIPVIASGGAGQIADFTELFNVLPKVDAGLAASIFHFGEVSIKDLKTVLKNENINVRI, encoded by the coding sequence ATGATTACGAAAAGAATTATCCCCTGCCTTGACGTGAAGGACGGGCGCGTTGTCAAGGGCGTCAATTTTTTAGGGCTCAGCGACGTGTCGTCCCCGGTGAAGCTCGCCAAATTCTACAGTGACAACGGTGCCGACGAGCTTGTTTTTTACGACATCACGGCCTCCTTCGAGGAGCGGCGGCTTTTCACCGATATTCTCAAGGAGGTCGCAAGCTGCATCTTCATCCCGCTCACCGTCGGCGGCGGCATCAACACGACAGACGATTTCGACAGAGTGCTAAAATGCGGAGCGGATAAAGTGAGCGTCAATTCCGGCGCGATAAAGAACCCGGGGCTGATTCATGAAGCGGCTAAGATATATGGCGATCAGTGCGTCGTTTTATCGGTGGATATTAAACGTGTCGACGGGCAGTTCCGCGTGTTTGCCAAGGGTGGACGCGAAGACACCGGGATGGACGCTATTGAGTGGGTCAAACGCGGCCAGAGCCTCGGCGCGGGCGAGCTTGTCGTCAACAGTATTGATACGGACGGCGTGAAAAATGGCTTTGACCTAGAAATGCTGGCGGCCGTCTGCGATGCCGTATCCATCCCCGTGATTGCATCGGGCGGTGCCGGCCAAATCGCGGATTTTACCGAACTCTTCAACGTCCTGCCAAAAGTGGACGCCGGTTTGGCGGCCTCGATATTCCACTTCGGCGAGGTCAGCATCAAGGACCTGAAAACTGTGTTAAAAAACGAAAACATCAACGTGAGGATATAA
- a CDS encoding histidinol-phosphatase — protein sequence MTLSNFHAHTTYCDGSESCEEMVRAAVQKGLVAFGLSGHAYMGFETDWCMSPDKTAAFVDEMTRLKETYGDRITLFTGIEQDYYATEPTAGFDYVIGSCHYIKKDGEYLLVDESDAVQQDDVTRHYGGDFYAYFRDFYATAADIARKTNPDFIGHFDLVTKFNEGGRFFDEADKRYQNVAIEALVAVLETHRLFEINTGAMYRVGKKAPYPAAFLLKELKARGGEIILSSDSHDGASICYQFSEAAELAKACGFQYAKTLTTSGFVDYPL from the coding sequence ATGACCTTATCGAATTTTCACGCACACACAACGTATTGCGATGGGTCGGAATCGTGCGAAGAGATGGTGCGTGCCGCCGTCCAAAAAGGGCTTGTCGCCTTCGGCCTCTCCGGCCACGCCTATATGGGCTTTGAGACAGACTGGTGCATGAGCCCTGATAAAACGGCGGCGTTTGTCGACGAAATGACCCGCTTGAAAGAGACATACGGTGACCGGATCACGCTTTTTACCGGCATCGAGCAGGACTATTATGCCACCGAGCCGACAGCCGGTTTTGATTATGTGATTGGCTCCTGCCATTACATCAAAAAGGACGGTGAATATTTGCTCGTTGACGAGAGCGACGCGGTGCAGCAAGATGACGTCACGCGCCACTACGGCGGGGATTTTTACGCCTACTTCCGGGATTTTTATGCCACAGCCGCCGACATTGCCAGGAAAACGAACCCAGACTTCATCGGGCATTTTGATCTTGTCACGAAATTCAACGAGGGCGGCCGGTTTTTTGACGAGGCAGATAAACGGTATCAAAACGTGGCGATAGAGGCGCTCGTTGCTGTTTTAGAAACACACCGTTTGTTTGAAATCAACACGGGCGCGATGTACCGCGTTGGGAAAAAGGCCCCGTATCCCGCAGCTTTTCTTTTAAAGGAACTGAAAGCGCGCGGCGGCGAAATCATCCTCTCGAGTGACAGCCACGATGGGGCGTCGATCTGCTATCAATTCAGCGAAGCGGCAGAACTGGCCAAGGCCTGCGGCTTTCAATACGCCAAAACGCTCACGACAAGCGGCTTTGTCGATTACCCGCTGTAA
- a CDS encoding histidinol-phosphate transaminase: protein MSRFLSKRLSDLVPYVPGEQPTDMAYIKLNTNESPYPPSPMVLERLVSAALDKLNLYPDPTGKALRQKIAAQYGLEPENVFLSNGSDEALAFAFMAFCDEKTPAAFADVTYGFYPVYCDLFGIPRAVIPLRSDFTLCADDYVGIGKTIIIANPNAPTGLAVSLDAIEKILAANPDNVVIVDEAYVDFGGDTAVGLIQKYDNLLVVQTCSKSRSLAGARLGFAFGCKALIDDIDAVRYSFNSYNVSRPALLAGEAAFDDAAYYDAMCRRVIATREKTAEGLKALGFQMTASVANFLFARHPEASGGDLYRQLKARGILVRHFDKNRISDYLRITIGTPEQMKALLSALAVILGRET from the coding sequence ATGAGCCGGTTTTTGAGCAAACGCCTTTCTGATCTTGTACCGTATGTTCCCGGCGAGCAGCCGACCGATATGGCCTATATCAAGCTCAACACAAACGAATCGCCGTATCCGCCGTCACCCATGGTGCTCGAGCGGCTTGTCAGTGCCGCGCTCGACAAGCTCAACCTATACCCCGACCCGACGGGGAAGGCACTGCGACAAAAAATCGCGGCACAGTACGGCTTGGAACCCGAAAATGTCTTTTTGTCAAACGGGTCGGACGAGGCATTGGCGTTTGCGTTTATGGCCTTCTGCGACGAAAAGACGCCCGCGGCCTTTGCCGACGTCACCTATGGGTTTTACCCCGTCTATTGTGACCTGTTTGGGATCCCGCGCGCCGTTATCCCGCTGCGGTCTGATTTTACGCTCTGCGCCGACGATTACGTTGGCATCGGCAAGACGATTATCATTGCCAATCCGAACGCGCCGACGGGCCTTGCCGTATCGCTTGACGCGATCGAAAAGATTCTGGCCGCAAACCCTGATAACGTCGTCATCGTTGACGAGGCATATGTCGATTTCGGGGGAGACACCGCCGTCGGGCTCATTCAAAAATATGACAACCTGCTCGTCGTGCAGACGTGCTCGAAATCGCGGTCCCTGGCGGGTGCGCGGCTGGGCTTTGCGTTCGGCTGTAAGGCGCTGATAGACGACATTGACGCCGTTCGGTACTCTTTTAATTCCTATAATGTCAGCCGCCCGGCTCTTCTGGCCGGGGAAGCGGCGTTTGACGACGCGGCGTATTATGACGCCATGTGCCGCCGGGTCATCGCAACGCGCGAAAAGACGGCCGAAGGGCTCAAGGCGCTCGGCTTTCAGATGACGGCATCCGTTGCCAATTTTCTTTTCGCCCGGCACCCCGAAGCGTCGGGCGGCGACCTCTACCGGCAGTTGAAGGCGCGCGGCATTCTTGTGCGCCATTTTGACAAAAACAGAATTTCAGATTATCTTAGAATCACTATCGGCACGCCGGAGCAGATGAAAGCGCTGCTATCGGCGCTGGCGGTGATTCTCGGAAGGGAGACATAA